TGACTTCAAAGCGCATCCCCATCCTTGCGCCTATTCTCATGAACTGCCGCTTAAGGTTCTTTGCAGCGCGCACATCCTGCATCTTTGAGCCCCTTCCCACAGGGATGTCTATAAGGACATGGGTTGCAGATACTGACTTCTTCTTCGCAATCACGCTTGCAAGAAGCTGCGCCTGCGCGTCAATTCCCATCGGATATTCAAGCTTGATAATCTTATCATCTGCAGGAGCAAGAGAAACTGCGCCTCCCCACACAAGACAGCCGTTGGTTTTTTTGACTATTTCTCCAATCTGGGATATGTTAAATGAAACTGGAGTAATTACTTCCATTGTGTCTGCTGTCCCTGCGGGGCTTGTGATTGCCCTTGAACTTGTTTTAGGGATTATCAGCCCTGCTGCAGCGGCAATCGGGACAATTATTGGTGTAGTCCTGTTTCCTGCAACACCCCCTATGCAGTGCACATCAAAAACAGGCGGCTCAAGCCTGAGAATGTCGCCTGTGTCAAACATTGCGCGGGTAAGGTTAACAATCTCATTAAGGTCAAGAGAATGTATGTAGCAGGCGCAAATAAAGTATGCAATTTCTGCGTCTGTTAGCTTGTTGTCAACAATATCCTTCATTATTTCATATATTTCATGGTAGGCAAGCCTTTTCCCATCCATCTTTTTCTTTATCAGTACAACAGAATCCGGCTTTTTCTCAAGAGTAACTTCAACATAATCCTTTTCCCTGCAGCCAATCTGATAAAGCGCCTCTTCAAACAGGGCAACTGTTCCAACAGGAACAACCTTGCTGCTTTCAGCAATATCAACGATTGTAACAGCACTTTTCTTTCCTTTTGTTACGCAAACCCTGTCACCCTTGAAAGTCC
This DNA window, taken from Candidatus Woesearchaeota archaeon, encodes the following:
- a CDS encoding AMP phosphorylase → MRMKVKDVDISTGGIAVAIINSIDAEKLGTFKGDRVCVTKGKKSAVTIVDIAESSKVVPVGTVALFEEALYQIGCREKDYVEVTLEKKPDSVVLIKKKMDGKRLAYHEIYEIMKDIVDNKLTDAEIAYFICACYIHSLDLNEIVNLTRAMFDTGDILRLEPPVFDVHCIGGVAGNRTTPIIVPIAAAAGLIIPKTSSRAITSPAGTADTMEVITPVSFNISQIGEIVKKTNGCLVWGGAVSLAPADDKIIKLEYPMGIDAQAQLLASVIAKKKSVSATHVLIDIPVGRGSKMQDVRAAKNLKRQFMRIGARMGMRFEVILTDGCQPIGNGFGAVLEMRDILRVLKNSPLAPLDLREKSLYMAGLLLEMGGKAKRGQGRAMAKNMLESGVALKKFTEIIEAQGGKVPDENKIEAGKLTYVFPAYASGKIEHIDSTLISQICRAAGTPRDKRAGLYLNKHKHEKVIVGEPLFTVYSDSKQKMQYAIEIVNKLGFDAIIIH